Proteins from a single region of Desulfovermiculus halophilus DSM 18834:
- a CDS encoding type II toxin-antitoxin system RelB/DinJ family antitoxin, which produces MSIFPYHIGFTTGQITGHAELFCGGQHAYFGPFPSAAFAGLSGRMSFAYILRHSVRLGEKKRFVSRLFVDTAPHLKKIIDFVNHVHYIEHAKTKEVNMSANSLVQTRIDADVKKRAAEVLEGMGLTVSDAVRILLTRVAHEGGLPAGLTTDPVAHDDWFRAKVKEAFEDLRPPIPHDQVETLFEVRRAKARRKHEEEQE; this is translated from the coding sequence TTGTCCATATTTCCTTATCATATAGGATTTACAACCGGACAAATAACCGGACATGCGGAGCTGTTTTGTGGCGGACAGCATGCATACTTTGGGCCTTTCCCTTCAGCCGCCTTTGCCGGCCTGTCGGGTAGGATGAGCTTCGCATACATTTTGAGACATAGTGTCAGGTTGGGAGAGAAGAAAAGATTCGTCTCTCGTCTGTTCGTCGATACTGCTCCTCACTTGAAAAAAATCATTGACTTTGTCAATCATGTGCATTACATTGAACATGCTAAGACCAAGGAGGTAAACATGTCTGCCAACTCTCTTGTTCAAACCCGGATTGATGCCGACGTAAAAAAACGTGCCGCTGAGGTGCTGGAAGGAATGGGGTTGACTGTCTCTGATGCCGTCCGCATTTTATTGACCCGTGTGGCCCATGAAGGAGGTCTTCCCGCTGGTTTGACCACCGACCCGGTTGCTCATGATGACTGGTTTCGGGCCAAAGTCAAAGAAGCTTTTGAAGATTTGCGTCCTCCTATCCCGCATGACCAAGTCGAAACCCTTTTCGAGGTCCGACGAGCCAAGGCGCGACGTAAGCACGAGGAAGAACAGGAGTGA
- a CDS encoding SEC-C metal-binding domain-containing protein, whose amino-acid sequence MAQSGSQTIHVSPSEEEYPGTPRNAPCPCNSGKKFKRCCGK is encoded by the coding sequence ATGGCCCAGTCTGGTTCGCAGACAATACACGTATCTCCGAGTGAGGAGGAGTATCCGGGCACACCACGCAATGCCCCGTGTCCGTGCAATAGTGGGAAGAAATTCAAGCGGTGCTGCGGAAAGTGA